TTCCAGCACTCGGCTCCTAGGAAAGAATCCTAACTATATGGTctctaataatatattatattattctaATATAATATATTCTATTATATTAGAATAATATTCTAATAGTTATAGAATCCTAACTATATGGTCTCTGTATTACGTACCATATTACGTATATGGTACGTAAAACAGAGAGTACGTACTCTCTGTACGTACTGCAGGACGTACTCTCCTGCAGTACGTCCTGCAGGAGAGCAGGAGGTACTGTTCTCCTGATCTTGGGATCAGGAGAGATACGTCCAGGTACGATCAGGTACGATCCAGAAACTTCCGTCCCAATTCCACAGTGCTCTTGAGGTCTGATGTTTACCCAAAACTTCAACCTTCCTCCCAACTACTCAAAACACACTCTCTGGTATCTGTAATTCTCCTTGTTGTATACACTGGTGACCACAGGTCACACGAGGTATCTTTGTTTCTCACATGTGACCCCAAGCAGCCTAACACTCCGACATGTAGGCGATTCTTGCTATCTGACCTCAGATAACAGTTCAATGGTCAAGCCTACCCCCTGGGACTTCTCCACCTATACTGGTTCAACAAGGGTGATTGATCCCATGGTGTACTACGGGTAAAACGAGTAAATAAGCTTGCAATATTGTGTTTCTTCTGCAGAAACAAGAGAGACGAAAGAGCGACATGTGGAGGTCGAGAAGAGTACTGGGAAGGTCGGCAGGAAAGACCTCACGCCGGAGGAAAAGAAGGAAAAATTTGCCATCATGAAGAACATCTTCCTCATCTCTGTTGCCTTTACATTCCTCTTCACCAGCTACAACTCCATGTCCAACCTCCAGTCCTCCATCAACAAGTGAGTATACCATACCACACATGGTTGCAGGTGGCACTGCGTGGCTACAGGTGGCACTCCATGGTCACAGGTGGTACTAATCAATAAGTTAATATCGCAtcgttataaatttatataagttgTATATATGATGTAAAGAATGTTTTATGGTGATATAAGGTGTAATTATTTGTGTATCTCGGCGCTTACTTTGCAAGctagcgtatgtgtgtgtgtgtgtgtgtgtgtgtactcacctaattgtgcttgcgggggttgagctttggctcttctttggctgtgtgtgtgtgtgtgtgtgtgtgtgtgtgtgtgtgtgtgtgtgtgtgtgtgtgggtgtgtgtgtgtgtgtatgtgttctcgCTTGCGtgaatgaatgagattgggtgaatataaataggagctaccacgtatgggccaaaaggccttctgcagttaccttcattcttatgttctcatgtactcacctagtggaactactaccactacacacacatctACTACTagatgtgtgtactcaactagatgAACTCGCACAGTCAAGCAGTATCCCCTAAACTTCGCCTTTACTGCTACAAGTcatttaatgcaatgactcccttTCCTCATCACTCCATACTttatttagaaattatttatagAATTATACTATAATCTCGTCTAACCAATTCCATTAGGTTACAACCTCAACTGGACCAGCCGACCAGGAAAAATGCAGTCCTCACGACAGGCATAtacagccccgcttctgtgccaggtaagtccactacgggcttaccatagcccgtgctacttggaactttttgttccgagaagCTAAATCTAACAAAGGAACAAAACAACATTTCGACAGGAAACCCACCTCATCTCTTACCTTTTCATACTTGGAATATATAATGTTGTCCCCTGACAATATATATTCAATTTCCATCTGCCTCGAGAGTGCACTACTTACTggtatgtgaagctactgaagtccTGCACAtctaactcaacattaatccaacgacagcagctgcattagatgcacattccacagccactacaatgattagaaaagccgttaaagaatgggactcactagtgaacattctgcatctacatccgccaccaagataatgttattaaaacacgactaaaacagaagcgaaaaagaaacagggaaaaaggaggaaaccctacctccatttaaaactttgacccaaatatcagagtaacaaggttatcgcgagtaaccgaactcaattacaggctcaccatagcccgtgctaaatgGACATTTCACTCTGagaagctaaatctaaaacaataacaacaacatgcCTCGGGAGAGGCTAAAGAGTCCTTTAACATAAGACGGTCTTTGTTCAATATGCATCTAGCAAATTTAAAATATTAAATGAACATTGTAAAGCTACTTTGCAACTTTCTTAACAAGTAAAGAACATAATAATGAGTAGATTTGTGCAAGAATTATCGTAGATTCCTTCTCTAGTCAAACACTAAACGAAGGCTCCACACAGTTTTAAATATGGATATGATAGAACCTAATAGACTCGGAAGCCAGTACATCAGTTGACTAAAGatggagaggcgagaccaaagaatcGAAGCTCAACTCCCGTCAGCACAATAAGATGAGCATAATTAGGGGAGCACACAAGCCATGATTTTCTGTTATTGCTGCAGGGTGGATGGGACGGCCTCGCTGACTGCCCTCTACGCCACTTATATCTTCTCCTGCTGCTTCCTGCCGTCGTGGCTACTGACGGTGCTGAAGGAGAAGTACACCATGGCGGCCTCCATGCTCTGCTACTCCTCCTACATCGCCGCCCAGTTCTATCCAGAGTTCTACACGTTGGTGCCCACAGCCGTCATCCTGGGCCTGGGAGCCGCACCTCTCTGGTCCTCCAAGTGTACCTACCTCACCAAGGTAGGTCAGGAAGGACGTTGACACCTGTGGGAACTTTCCACTGTTAAAATCCATATTGATGTACTACTGATGTATGTACTTAAATTTATAGCAACTCTTAAATTTGATGTGATGTTCCGTTTCctattcgtgggtcctcggttaggttaggttctggcaatttagtttagtgacgttgtgaacgcaAGAGAGGATAGGCCTTTAGAGCTGTTGTTTGATGAAAGAAATTCAAATTTTTTATCTCCAGTTATAGGAACAATTAGAAGTATTATTTTTCACATTCTAATGGACACATTTCAGAGTTCTTCGTAATACAAAGTTGATATATTAATTCGTATTGTGTATCACAGGCCGGGATGAGATACGCCGAGTTGGCGGGAGAGAACAGTGACGTCATCATAACAAAGTTCTTCGGCATATTCTTCATGTTCTTCCAGTCTACCCAAGTATGGGGCAGCCTCATCGCCTCCTCAGGTAAAACTACAGCTTACGTTTACTCCCGTGTAaatatacagtacatgtacaaAAATCTCCACCACTAATGTTACCTATATATTTGTACGAGAATGTCTGCCTGTTTGTCCTAGGTTGGAAGCCAGATCCGTGGGACTAACCCCACCCTACTTTGCAggaggaatggtctggggtacgagaCACACATAGTTTGGCTGGGTTCGGTATATTTGTCTTATTAAGAGGGGGTAAAGCCCAATAATGATACCCCCATCCACAATATAATTGAAAGGTGGCTGACCGGGTCCCTAGAATTCCTCACATACAAGTGAACTCTGTGTATAATGGAAATTTCTGTCTGTTCAAGGTCCAACAGGCTAAAGAGggaggggggtagaaagaggggagaagggggaggaaagACGGGGAGGTGGAAAGGGAAGGGATAGGGGGTGAATAGGGGATAAAAAATGGGGAGATGAGAGGAAGGGGAGTGGGGAAGGGTAGGAAAGGAGGACAGAGAAGACAGGGGAAAGAGATGGAAAGCAATGTGGGGAGAGGGGAAGAAAAGAGGGGGGAATGAGGATGGAGGGAGACGAAGACTATCCAAGGTATTCCTTGAATATCCATTTAGTTTAGCATCTTTTGGTGATTATTTTGTCTCGTGCTTTTCATGTTGTCTCCCACTAGCGTAACATTTCACCTCCGTCAGTATTGTCGGTGGGAGTGGAGGAACCCAATGGGACGCATAACACAGAGTTGCTTTCCTGCGGTTACAACTTCTGCATCGGGGAAATCTCTGATGGCTCCAACAGCAGCGACTCCGGCGGGAGGGAAGGTCCGCCTCTTTGGCAGATCTACACCATGGCTAGTATCTACCTGGTCTTCTCTCTGTTCTCCTGCGTCGTCGTCCTCGTCTTCGTGGATCCCCTCAGCAGGTAAAGGAGAAACCTAGTAACTAGCCTTCGAGACTGTCTGCGCCTTCCTGGCATCAACATTCCTTGCTGAAAACTTGGACTAAACGCAGGAGGTTCCTGCAGGAGTGCTGAGGGAAACACCGGTTAAGGACAGGTCTTATTCACAGAAAATTTTTCCCTCAGTGAGGAGCTTTCTTAGGACTATTGTCAGAGGACTTATAGAATGAACAAGTTAATAAATCAGTCacagagggagagggaaaggTTGGAGAGGGAAGCCCATAGCGATGATTCCCGCCAAAGAATCAACGACGCCATTGTGCAGAATTGGGTTCCTTTCAGAATACAAGATCATTTACGGTATCCGTCCTTAACCCTTTCTCTGCTGCGTCTAAATATATGCTGTTCATTTTATCAATTCTTAAGTGAAGCTTTGTCTATAATCAAACATTGGCTTTAACttgtgcttccatctgaaaacttACTGACTTAAGCAGTAAGCAGTCAGAAGTCTAGTCATAAATCATGCAAAATATTCTCCCACTCTCAAAGGTCAGGTGTAATTTAGTCATGTGAGAGTGGAGAAAGTTCAAGTTCAATGATTTATGAAATATTGTTGCTAAATATCAACTGATGAAAGATGATTCATGTATACAAATTAACTCTTCGCCAGTTTTAAAGAAATAGAAGGTAGTGGAGGAAGCGGTAAGAGCAGCGTGCAGCTGCTGGTGGCCACCTTCACCCACCTGCGGCACCCGTACCAGCTGCTCATTGTTCCCCTCACCATCTGGTCTGGCCTTGAGCAGGGCTTCCTCACCGCCGACTATACTGCTGTGAGCATCCATTGTCTCCACTTGCCTACATTTACTCTCCGACTTGAGTTTTCAGGGATGAAGTCCAGTTACAAGGCTCACGTGTTTCTGGTTGTCGGTTGTCGTCGATTAGCCTCAATAAATCTAATCTGTAACCAATACAGTTGCTCACTAGTCATATATTCAATAAATCTTCTTTACAACCCAGCCCAGTACTTTCTCTGATTTGTGCCCAGTACCCTCATCACCCCCGTGCTCCTGTTCTCTTGCTGTTTAGGGTAAACAGTTGGTTTTAGCCAGCAATatgtttgttattgttattaaaatGTATACATGAAAGCACAACCTTGGGTGATTAAACAGTACCTCGTTATTCTTTACTGTTTCCTCTGTTTCTTGATTCTTTAACAACGTGAAGTTGACTTCTCTCAgcctgtgtatttattattttatatgtactatttgtgcctgtagaatcgagctattaactcATGGACCCAGCCTTTCAAACCAATCTatatttcctctattatatccgtagcagcagtctaactcccaggtacctatttactgctaggtgaacaaggggcatcagggtgaaagaaactcatccatttgttttcgcctcggccgggaatcgaaccagggctcttaggactacgacttccgagcgctgttcactcagccgcgaggcctgcagagtgtatgtgtgtgtgtatactcacccagttgtactcacctagttgtgcttgcggggggggggggattgagctttggctctttggtcccggctttcaacggtcaatcaacaggtgtacaggttcctgagcctgttgggctttgtcatatctacacttaaaactgtatggagtctgcctccaccaggtcaagctatacctgatcaaccaggctgtgactcatacgtcaggctgcgagcagccgcgtccaacagcctggttgatcagtccagcaaccaggaggcctggtcgacgaccgggccgcggggacgctaagccccggaagcacctcaaggtaacctcaaggtaaccatatCATTTCCTAATgtgttccatttattaactactatgACACTAACATTTATTTTCTAatatctttatggctcattttggcactcaatttccacctgagtTTCCTCGTGCGTGTGCCCcatgtgttaaataatctgtctttgtTTTCCCTATAAATtcttttgagaatcttgtatgtggtgataatgtcccccctaattctcctgtcttccagcgtgtgtgtatgtgtgtgtgtgtgtttactagttgtgtttactagttgtgttttgcgggggttgagctttgctctttcggcccgcctctcaactgtcaatcaactgtttactaactacttttttttttcacaccacacacacacaccccaggaagcagcccgttacagctgactaactcccaggtacctatttactgctaggtaacaggggcacttagggtgaaagaaactttgcccatttgtttctgcctcgtgcgggaatcgaacccgcgccacagaattaagagtcctgcgcgctatccagcaggctacgaggc
This genomic window from Procambarus clarkii isolate CNS0578487 chromosome 62, FALCON_Pclarkii_2.0, whole genome shotgun sequence contains:
- the LOC123766519 gene encoding protein unc-93 homolog A produces the protein MEEKEERTGLDNAAFNSEELAQSETRETKERHVEVEKSTGKVGRKDLTPEEKKEKFAIMKNIFLISVAFTFLFTSYNSMSNLQSSINKVDGTASLTALYATYIFSCCFLPSWLLTVLKEKYTMAASMLCYSSYIAAQFYPEFYTLVPTAVILGLGAAPLWSSKCTYLTKAGMRYAELAGENSDVIITKFFGIFFMFFQSTQVWGSLIASSVLSVGVEEPNGTHNTELLSCGYNFCIGEISDGSNSSDSGGREGPPLWQIYTMASIYLVFSLFSCVVVLVFVDPLSSFKEIEGSGGSGKSSVQLLVATFTHLRHPYQLLIVPLTIWSGLEQGFLTADYTAAYVSCGLGVHMVGYVIVCYGVCDALCSVGLSRLVKVLGRVPVFTLGFLCNSGLIVALVYWRPHPDDLVWFFVIAGFWGAADAVWQTQINALYGVIFPGTPEAAFSNYRLWECLGFLIAYACSSVLCIDAKITILVVFLVVGIVGYYAIEVLEKMGGLKRNQNGSVIPLDRLIAGLF